A region from the Mesorhizobium sp. J8 genome encodes:
- a CDS encoding DUF937 domain-containing protein codes for MPSLFDIFTQAQNGAGMQALAQQYGLSMQQAQAAVQALLPAFSQGLQRNTADPYGMGAFLTAMASGQHAKYFEDARRAFSPQGIDEGNGILGHLFGSKELSRAVAAQAAQATGLSQQVLQQMLPALASMMMGGLFNQTNNQMRAAGGLGGNNPLGEIIEEMMRQSGVSPPPQQRQAPQPAPNPYGENPLGKVLQDMFGGGASQSQPQNQPQQSPNPYGENPLGKVLQDMFGGGAAQQPQQTRPQQTQSSYGDNPLGKIFEEMLRQGGGGFGLPGAQPAPQPQQRQPQQNAPQQPQTNPSGRPRNPFDDIFGKMFETGAQQRDEYQKGVETIFDQFKRDMDRR; via the coding sequence ATGCCTTCCCTGTTCGACATTTTCACCCAGGCCCAGAACGGTGCCGGCATGCAGGCGCTGGCACAGCAATACGGGCTTTCGATGCAACAGGCCCAGGCCGCCGTGCAGGCGCTGCTGCCGGCCTTCTCGCAAGGGTTGCAGCGCAACACCGCCGATCCTTACGGGATGGGCGCGTTCTTGACCGCGATGGCGAGCGGCCAGCATGCCAAGTATTTCGAGGACGCCAGGAGGGCCTTTTCGCCGCAAGGCATCGATGAAGGCAACGGCATCCTCGGCCATCTGTTCGGCTCGAAGGAGCTGTCGCGGGCCGTGGCAGCCCAAGCTGCGCAGGCGACGGGATTGAGCCAGCAGGTGCTGCAACAGATGCTGCCGGCCCTGGCTTCGATGATGATGGGCGGACTGTTCAACCAGACCAACAACCAGATGCGGGCGGCCGGAGGCCTCGGCGGCAACAATCCGCTCGGCGAGATCATCGAGGAGATGATGCGGCAAAGCGGCGTCTCGCCGCCGCCGCAGCAACGCCAGGCGCCGCAGCCGGCGCCAAATCCCTACGGCGAGAACCCGCTCGGCAAAGTGCTGCAGGACATGTTCGGCGGCGGTGCGTCGCAGTCCCAACCCCAGAACCAGCCGCAGCAATCGCCCAATCCTTACGGCGAGAACCCGCTCGGCAAGGTGCTGCAGGACATGTTCGGCGGCGGCGCGGCGCAGCAGCCGCAGCAGACTCGGCCGCAACAGACGCAAAGCTCCTATGGCGACAATCCGCTGGGCAAGATCTTCGAGGAGATGCTGCGCCAAGGCGGCGGCGGTTTCGGCTTGCCCGGCGCGCAACCGGCACCGCAGCCGCAACAACGCCAGCCGCAGCAGAACGCGCCGCAACAGCCGCAGACCAACCCGAGCGGGCGGCCGCGAAATCCCTTCGACGACATCTTCGGGAAGATGTTCGAGACCGGCGCGCAGCAGCGCGACGAGTATCAAAAGGGCGTGGAGACGATCTTCGACCAGTTCAAGCGCGACATGGACCGACGTTAG
- a CDS encoding glutamate--cysteine ligase: MARDTTDTQPIEGIDELVGYLAAGNKPRDKWRIGTEHEKFPFYVDGNEPVPYGGERGIRAILEGMQEKLGWDPIMDAGRIIGLVEPTGQGAISLEPGGQFELSGAPLESIHQTCREGNAHLAQVREIAEPLGIRFLGLGGSPKWSLADTPKMPKSRYEIMTRYMPKVGTKGLDMMYRTCTIQVNLDFESETDMRRKMQVSLKLQPLSTALFANSPFTESRPNGLQSWRGDIWRDTDNQRSGMLEFCFAPDFGFADYVEWALDVPMYFVIRDGHYHDMTRYTFRQFMAGAARNEVPDGLPTMGDWANHLSTLFPDVRLKRFLEMRGADGGPWRRICALPAFWVGLLYDEQALDAAEALTSSWTYEEALAMRNAVPELGIATPFRNATLRDVARDVLAISRMGLKNRCKKNRDGYDETSFLNTLDEVVARGTTSAEEMLSAYHTRWGGSIEPVFMEYAY, translated from the coding sequence ATGGCGCGCGACACAACCGATACCCAGCCCATCGAAGGCATCGACGAACTGGTCGGCTACCTGGCCGCCGGCAACAAGCCGCGTGACAAATGGCGCATCGGCACCGAGCACGAGAAATTCCCCTTCTATGTCGACGGCAACGAGCCCGTGCCCTATGGCGGCGAGCGCGGCATCCGCGCCATCCTGGAAGGCATGCAGGAAAAGCTGGGCTGGGATCCGATCATGGATGCGGGCCGCATCATCGGCCTTGTCGAGCCGACCGGCCAGGGCGCGATCTCGCTGGAGCCCGGCGGCCAGTTCGAGCTTTCCGGCGCGCCGCTGGAGTCGATCCACCAGACCTGCCGCGAGGGCAACGCGCATCTGGCGCAGGTGCGCGAGATCGCCGAGCCGCTCGGCATCCGCTTCCTCGGCCTCGGCGGCAGCCCGAAATGGTCGCTGGCCGACACGCCGAAAATGCCGAAGTCTCGCTACGAGATCATGACGCGCTACATGCCGAAGGTCGGCACCAAGGGCCTCGACATGATGTACCGCACCTGCACGATCCAGGTGAATCTCGACTTCGAGAGCGAGACCGACATGCGCCGCAAGATGCAGGTGTCGCTGAAGCTGCAGCCGCTGTCGACGGCGCTGTTCGCCAACTCGCCCTTCACCGAGAGCCGGCCGAACGGGCTGCAGAGCTGGCGCGGCGACATCTGGCGCGATACCGACAACCAGCGCTCCGGCATGCTCGAATTCTGCTTCGCGCCGGATTTCGGCTTTGCCGACTATGTCGAATGGGCGCTCGACGTGCCGATGTATTTCGTCATCCGCGACGGTCACTATCACGATATGACGCGCTATACCTTCCGCCAGTTCATGGCGGGAGCTGCCCGCAACGAAGTCCCCGACGGCTTGCCGACGATGGGCGACTGGGCCAACCATCTCTCCACCCTGTTCCCCGACGTGCGGCTGAAGCGCTTCCTCGAGATGCGCGGCGCCGATGGCGGGCCGTGGCGGCGCATCTGCGCCCTGCCCGCCTTCTGGGTCGGGCTGCTCTATGACGAGCAGGCGCTGGACGCCGCCGAGGCGCTGACATCGAGCTGGACCTATGAGGAAGCACTGGCGATGCGCAACGCCGTGCCGGAGCTCGGCATCGCCACGCCGTTCCGCAACGCCACCTTGCGCGACGTCGCCCGCGACGTGCTCGCCATCTCGCGCATGGGCCTGAAGAACCGCTGCAAGAAGAACCGCGACGGCTATGACGAGACGTCGTTCCTCAACACGCTCGACGAGGTGGTGGCGCGCGGCACCACCAGTGCCGAAGAGATGCTGTCGGCCTACCACACGCGCTGGGGCGGCTCGATCGAGCCGGTGTTCATGGAATATGCCTATTAA
- a CDS encoding 16S rRNA (uracil(1498)-N(3))-methyltransferase, with product MRANYKMQRLFVPDDLGPGLEFDAGQQQSHYLAHVLRLGEGAEVLLFNGRDGEWSAAIAAKSKKAVRLKVLELQRPQPPLPDLVYCFAPLKQGRLDYLVQKAVEMGAGTLQPVITQHTQVAKPGIDRLRANVVEAAEQCGVLAVPEMREAEKLERLLANWDKERRLIFCDEDASTNNPLPALQAVREKKLALLVGPEGGFSEDERKMLRALPFVTAIPLGPRILRADTAAVAALAVMQATVGDW from the coding sequence ATGCGCGCCAACTACAAAATGCAGCGGCTGTTCGTGCCGGACGATCTCGGGCCGGGCCTCGAATTCGATGCCGGCCAACAGCAAAGCCATTATCTCGCCCATGTGCTGCGGCTCGGCGAAGGCGCCGAGGTGCTGCTTTTCAACGGCCGCGACGGCGAATGGTCGGCTGCGATCGCCGCGAAGTCGAAGAAGGCGGTCCGGCTGAAGGTGCTGGAGTTGCAGCGGCCGCAGCCGCCGCTGCCCGATCTCGTCTACTGCTTCGCGCCGCTGAAGCAGGGCCGGCTCGATTATCTGGTGCAAAAGGCGGTCGAGATGGGGGCCGGCACACTGCAGCCGGTCATCACCCAGCACACGCAGGTGGCAAAGCCCGGCATCGACCGGCTGCGCGCCAACGTGGTGGAAGCGGCCGAGCAATGCGGCGTACTTGCGGTGCCGGAGATGCGCGAGGCGGAGAAGCTGGAGCGGCTTCTTGCCAATTGGGACAAGGAGCGGCGGCTGATCTTCTGCGACGAGGATGCCTCGACCAACAATCCGCTGCCGGCCCTGCAAGCGGTAAGGGAAAAGAAACTTGCGCTTCTGGTCGGACCTGAGGGCGGATTTTCCGAGGACGAGCGCAAGATGCTGAGGGCCTTGCCTTTCGTCACCGCCATCCCGCTCGGGCCGCGGATCCTGCGCGCCGACACCGCGGCGGTGGCGGCATTGGCGGTGATGCAGGCGACGGTCGGCGACTGGTGA
- a CDS encoding type 1 glutamine amidotransferase — protein sequence MRVLVVQNYDNTGLGQVGVALAEAGADLDLRRPYQGDPLPQDAGGHDAMVLLGGGQNALADKDYPYFPALLELTRDFADRDRSVLGICLGSQLLARAFGGDNHIGGATEFGWHKVSLTPAAKSDPVLAALPEKFPIFEWHDDTFGLPENAVRLAGSAIAENQAFRLGRAVYGFQFHFEADTPMVRDWSTSFAATIAERHPDWNERLADEMARNGPGADAAGLAIARAWVATI from the coding sequence ATGCGCGTGCTGGTGGTCCAGAACTACGACAACACCGGCCTCGGCCAGGTCGGTGTCGCGCTGGCCGAGGCGGGCGCCGATCTCGACCTGCGGCGTCCTTACCAAGGGGATCCGTTGCCGCAGGATGCAGGCGGGCATGATGCGATGGTCTTGCTGGGCGGCGGCCAGAATGCGCTGGCCGACAAGGACTATCCCTATTTCCCGGCGCTCCTCGAGCTGACGCGCGATTTCGCCGACAGGGACCGCTCGGTGCTCGGCATCTGCCTCGGCAGCCAGCTCCTTGCCCGCGCGTTCGGCGGCGACAACCACATCGGCGGCGCCACCGAGTTCGGCTGGCACAAGGTCTCGCTGACGCCGGCCGCCAAATCGGATCCGGTCCTGGCGGCGCTGCCCGAGAAATTCCCTATCTTCGAATGGCATGACGACACGTTCGGCCTGCCGGAAAATGCCGTGCGGCTCGCCGGCAGCGCGATCGCGGAAAACCAGGCCTTCCGCCTCGGCCGCGCCGTCTATGGCTTCCAGTTCCACTTCGAGGCCGATACGCCGATGGTGCGCGACTGGAGCACGTCCTTCGCGGCTACGATCGCCGAGCGTCATCCCGACTGGAACGAGCGGCTCGCCGACGAGATGGCCCGCAACGGTCCGGGCGCCGACGCCGCGGGGCTGGCGATTGCCCGCGCCTGGGTGGCCACCATCTGA
- a CDS encoding metallophosphoesterase yields MTETGIHCLDARGPDGMRLYAIGDVHGRHDLLAAMHRRIASELEYAPASDWRIIHLGDYVDRGPDSRSVIDFLIEARKRDARNLMLAGNHDIGFLDFLDHPNPDGLFMNYGGIQTAASYGVKLSTGSGWFGRPDEALARGHAALVEAVPQAHVDFLRSLTFAATFGDFFFCHAGIRPGVPLDRQNQQDLIWIRDAFHDHPGLFSKVIVHGHTPVPEAEVMANRVNVDTLAWKSGTLSALAVNGGDKRILTVQGKAL; encoded by the coding sequence TTGACTGAAACCGGCATCCATTGCCTCGACGCGCGCGGTCCGGACGGCATGCGTCTCTATGCGATCGGCGACGTGCATGGCCGCCACGACCTGCTCGCCGCCATGCACCGGCGCATCGCGAGCGAACTGGAATATGCGCCCGCCTCCGACTGGCGCATCATCCATCTCGGCGACTATGTCGATCGCGGTCCTGACTCCAGAAGCGTCATCGACTTCCTGATCGAGGCGCGCAAGCGCGATGCGCGCAACCTGATGCTTGCCGGCAACCACGATATCGGCTTCCTTGATTTTCTCGACCACCCGAACCCGGACGGGCTGTTCATGAACTATGGCGGGATCCAGACCGCGGCGTCATACGGCGTGAAGCTCTCGACCGGCAGCGGTTGGTTCGGCAGGCCGGACGAGGCGCTGGCGCGCGGACATGCGGCATTGGTCGAAGCTGTGCCGCAAGCACATGTCGACTTCCTGCGCTCTCTGACGTTTGCAGCGACCTTCGGCGACTTCTTCTTCTGCCATGCCGGGATAAGGCCGGGCGTGCCGCTCGACCGCCAGAACCAGCAGGACCTGATCTGGATCCGCGACGCCTTCCACGACCATCCAGGGCTTTTTTCCAAGGTGATCGTGCACGGGCACACGCCCGTCCCGGAAGCCGAGGTGATGGCCAACCGCGTCAATGTCGACACGCTCGCCTGGAAATCGGGAACGCTGAGCGCGCTCGCCGTCAATGGCGGCGACAAACGCATCCTGACCGTCCAAGGCAAAGCGCTTTAG
- a CDS encoding alpha-hydroxy acid oxidase: protein MSDILTIADLKDLARRRVPKMFFDYADSGAWTESTYRANEEDFGKIKFRQRVLVDMSNRSLESTMIGQTVAMPVALAPTGLTGMQHADGEMLAAQAAEEFGVPFTLSTMSICSIEDVASVTKKPFWFQLYVLRDKDFVLNLIDRAKAAKCSALVLTLDLQILGQRHKDVRNGLSAPPKMTLANIIDLALKPRWCLGIAGTPRRTFRNIVGHAKGVGDVSSLSSWTAEQFDPQLSWKDVAWIKERWGGKLILKGILDTEDALMAVETGADAIVVSNHGGRQLDGAASSISVLEEIADAVGDRIEVHMDGGIRSGQDVLKALCLGAKGTYIGRPFLYGLGAMGKDGVTKALEIIRKEMDVTMALCGKRLVTDMGKDQLRR from the coding sequence ATGAGCGACATCCTCACCATCGCCGATCTCAAGGACCTGGCACGCCGCAGGGTGCCGAAGATGTTCTTCGACTATGCCGATTCCGGCGCCTGGACGGAGAGCACCTACCGGGCCAACGAAGAGGATTTCGGCAAGATCAAATTCCGCCAGCGCGTGCTGGTCGACATGAGCAACCGCTCGCTGGAATCGACCATGATCGGGCAGACCGTGGCGATGCCGGTGGCGCTCGCGCCGACCGGGCTGACCGGCATGCAGCATGCCGACGGCGAGATGCTGGCGGCGCAGGCGGCGGAAGAGTTCGGCGTGCCGTTCACGCTGTCCACCATGAGCATCTGCTCGATCGAGGATGTCGCCTCCGTGACCAAGAAGCCGTTCTGGTTCCAGCTCTACGTGCTGCGCGACAAGGATTTCGTGCTCAACCTGATCGACCGCGCCAAGGCGGCAAAGTGTTCGGCGCTGGTGCTGACGCTCGATCTGCAGATCCTGGGGCAGCGCCACAAGGACGTGCGCAACGGGCTTTCGGCGCCGCCCAAAATGACGCTTGCCAACATCATCGACCTGGCGCTGAAGCCGCGCTGGTGTCTGGGCATCGCCGGCACGCCGCGCCGGACCTTCCGCAACATCGTCGGACACGCCAAGGGCGTGGGGGACGTCTCCTCGCTGTCGTCCTGGACGGCGGAGCAGTTCGATCCGCAGCTGTCGTGGAAGGATGTCGCCTGGATCAAGGAGCGCTGGGGCGGCAAGCTGATCCTGAAGGGCATCCTCGACACGGAGGATGCGTTGATGGCGGTCGAGACCGGCGCCGATGCGATCGTGGTCTCCAATCACGGCGGGCGCCAGCTCGACGGCGCCGCCTCGTCGATCTCGGTGCTGGAAGAGATCGCCGATGCGGTCGGCGACAGGATCGAAGTCCATATGGATGGCGGCATCCGCTCCGGCCAGGATGTGCTCAAGGCGCTCTGCCTTGGCGCCAAGGGCACCTATATCGGCAGACCCTTCCTCTATGGCCTCGGCGCGATGGGCAAGGACGGCGTCACCAAGGCGCTCGAGATCATCCGCAAGGAAATGGATGTCACGATGGCACTGTGCGGTAAGCGTTTGGTAACCGACATGGGCAAGGACCAGTTGCGACGCTAG
- a CDS encoding FCD domain-containing protein has protein sequence MSDIFSRIEHSRTADEVVQQIESLILEGVLRTGDRLPGERELARQFDVSRPILRDALKALEARGLLTTKAGGGTHVADVIGQLFTKPVTDLISTNRKAVTDYLEYRREVEAVAAEYAARRATPEDLALLDRIMARMDEAHRTGDFDDEAEIDVEFHHAVCECAHNIILLHTLRSCYRLLSEGVFQNRLLVFGVPGAREALLEQHRSIHNAIRAGDPIAARKAAMDHISYVERSMAEAERSGDWQRVSRLRLRQRSDAGDIASTRKRS, from the coding sequence TTGAGCGACATTTTCTCCCGGATCGAGCATTCGCGCACCGCCGACGAGGTGGTGCAGCAGATAGAGAGCCTGATCCTCGAAGGCGTGCTGCGCACTGGCGACCGGCTGCCCGGCGAGCGCGAGCTGGCGCGCCAGTTCGACGTGTCGCGGCCGATCCTGCGCGACGCGCTGAAGGCGCTGGAGGCGCGCGGGTTGCTGACGACCAAGGCCGGCGGCGGCACGCATGTCGCCGACGTGATCGGCCAACTCTTCACCAAGCCGGTGACGGACCTTATCTCCACGAACCGCAAGGCGGTGACCGACTATCTGGAATACCGGCGCGAAGTCGAGGCGGTGGCGGCAGAGTATGCGGCGCGCCGGGCGACGCCGGAGGATCTCGCCCTGCTCGACCGCATCATGGCGCGCATGGACGAGGCGCACCGGACCGGAGACTTCGACGACGAGGCGGAGATCGACGTCGAGTTCCACCATGCGGTGTGCGAATGCGCGCACAACATCATCCTCTTGCACACGTTGCGCTCCTGCTACCGGCTGCTGTCGGAGGGCGTGTTCCAGAACCGGCTTCTGGTGTTCGGCGTGCCGGGGGCGCGCGAGGCGCTGCTCGAGCAGCACCGGTCAATCCATAACGCGATCAGGGCCGGCGACCCGATCGCGGCGCGCAAGGCGGCGATGGACCACATCAGCTATGTCGAACGCTCGATGGCGGAAGCCGAGCGCAGCGGTGACTGGCAGCGTGTGTCCAGGTTGCGCCTCAGGCAACGTTCGGACGCCGGCGACATCGCATCCACACGAAAACGCTCCTAA
- a CDS encoding DUF3422 family protein, with protein sequence MGFPAHEGRPGALGEVHARPHPLIEKPRVLIQLSFMTEGGAAVDHAVLAELSRRLGIAAPERNARHHAMKWGKGTLRWERHTEFSTYLWEGPLAENGRAQEDSPFGNGFSPPGTVISGIRLEIRKWTQASEKLIAGFDPTSLCYSLVERGAAAIITDFRQDGDGLTRMLVLDRGLTPASTGALSQRLIDIETYRTLAMLGLPMALTLSGRARRIEDRLAQTTLEMKAVETRDSQTLLADLTELAAELEADAASSLYRFGASRAYDGIVTERLEALEEEPVQGYDTWAGFLQRRMAPAMRTCRSVEERQANLSRKLTRATTLLRTWVDVDVEKQNRDLLASMNNRARLQLRLQQTVEGLSVAAVSYYVVGLIGYVAKGASVFGHAFAPEVVTAASVPVAILLVWWGVRRVRKMHSEPAKHPGE encoded by the coding sequence ATGGGCTTCCCGGCGCATGAGGGGCGACCTGGCGCGCTGGGCGAGGTCCATGCGCGCCCGCACCCGCTGATCGAAAAACCGCGCGTGCTCATCCAGCTTTCCTTCATGACCGAGGGCGGCGCCGCGGTCGACCATGCCGTGCTGGCCGAGCTGTCCCGGCGGCTCGGCATCGCCGCGCCCGAGCGCAATGCCCGCCACCATGCGATGAAATGGGGCAAGGGCACGCTGCGCTGGGAGCGGCATACGGAATTCTCGACCTATCTCTGGGAAGGGCCGCTGGCCGAGAACGGCCGGGCCCAGGAGGATTCGCCCTTCGGCAACGGCTTCTCGCCGCCCGGCACGGTGATTTCCGGCATCCGCCTCGAAATCCGCAAATGGACGCAGGCGAGCGAGAAGCTGATCGCCGGCTTCGATCCGACCAGCCTGTGCTATTCGCTGGTCGAGCGGGGCGCCGCCGCCATCATCACCGATTTCCGCCAGGACGGCGACGGCCTGACCCGCATGCTGGTGCTCGATCGCGGCCTGACGCCGGCCAGCACCGGCGCCTTGTCGCAGAGGCTGATCGATATCGAGACCTATCGCACGCTCGCCATGCTCGGCCTGCCGATGGCGTTGACGCTGTCCGGCCGCGCCCGCCGCATCGAGGACCGCCTGGCGCAGACCACGCTGGAAATGAAGGCGGTCGAGACCCGCGACAGCCAGACGCTGCTCGCCGATCTGACTGAGCTCGCCGCCGAACTCGAGGCCGACGCCGCGTCCAGCCTCTACCGTTTCGGCGCCAGCCGCGCCTATGACGGCATCGTCACCGAAAGACTCGAGGCGCTGGAAGAGGAGCCGGTGCAGGGTTACGACACCTGGGCCGGCTTCCTGCAGCGCCGCATGGCGCCGGCCATGCGCACCTGCCGCTCGGTCGAGGAGCGCCAGGCCAACCTGTCGCGCAAACTCACCCGCGCCACCACGCTGCTGCGCACCTGGGTCGATGTCGATGTCGAGAAGCAGAACCGTGACCTGCTCGCCTCGATGAACAACCGCGCCCGGCTGCAGCTGCGCCTGCAGCAGACCGTCGAAGGCCTGTCGGTGGCCGCCGTCTCCTATTATGTCGTCGGCCTCATCGGCTATGTCGCCAAGGGCGCCTCGGTCTTCGGTCACGCTTTCGCGCCCGAGGTCGTCACCGCGGCCTCCGTCCCGGTCGCCATCCTGCTCGTCTGGTGGGGCGTGCGCCGGGTGCGCAAGATGCATTCCGAGCCGGCGAAGCATCCGGGCGAGTAA
- a CDS encoding FAD-linked oxidase C-terminal domain-containing protein yields MSGLAMPKPDAETMRRRAEIVADMRIIVPGEGVVDAANEMRAFESDGLTAYRQLPLVVVLPETVAQVSRVLKYCNERNIRVVPRGSGTSLSGGALPLEDAVLLVMSRFNRILAIDYPNRIVVAQPGVTNLGITTAVEQEGFYYAPDPSSQIACSIGGNVAENSGGVHCLKYGLTANNVLGVEMVLMNGEVVRLGGGHLDQEGYDLLGVMTGSEGLLGVVTEVTVRILKKPDTARALLIGFPTSEEGGQCVADIIGAGIIPGGMEMMDRPAIHAAEDFVHAGYPLDVEALLIVELDGPSVEVDHLIGLVEAIAYRNGSTTCRISQSEQERLSFWAGRKAAFPAVGRISPDYYCMDGTIPRKELPRVLAGMRDLSEKYGLGVANVFHAGDGNLHPLILYDANVPGELDKAESFGADILRLCVEVGGVLTGEHGVGVEKRDLMPEMFNQIDLDQQMRVKCAFDPNHLLNPGKVFPQLRRCAELGRMHVHRGQMAFPDIPRF; encoded by the coding sequence ATGTCCGGCCTAGCCATGCCCAAGCCAGATGCCGAGACGATGCGCCGGCGCGCCGAGATCGTTGCCGACATGCGCATCATCGTGCCGGGCGAGGGGGTCGTCGACGCGGCCAATGAGATGCGCGCCTTCGAAAGCGACGGCTTGACCGCCTACCGGCAGCTGCCGCTGGTTGTGGTGCTGCCGGAAACGGTCGCCCAGGTTTCCCGCGTGCTGAAATACTGCAACGAGCGCAATATCCGCGTCGTGCCGCGCGGCTCCGGCACCTCGCTGTCGGGCGGCGCGCTGCCGCTGGAAGACGCGGTGCTGCTGGTCATGAGCCGCTTCAACCGCATCCTGGCGATCGATTACCCGAACCGCATCGTCGTTGCCCAGCCGGGCGTCACCAATCTAGGCATCACCACCGCCGTCGAGCAGGAGGGCTTTTACTACGCCCCCGATCCATCCTCCCAGATCGCCTGCTCGATCGGCGGCAATGTCGCGGAGAATTCCGGCGGCGTGCACTGCCTGAAATACGGGCTCACCGCCAACAATGTGCTGGGCGTCGAGATGGTGCTGATGAATGGCGAGGTGGTGCGGCTCGGCGGAGGCCATCTCGACCAGGAGGGCTACGACCTGCTCGGCGTGATGACCGGCTCGGAAGGCCTGCTCGGCGTCGTCACCGAGGTGACCGTCCGCATCCTGAAGAAGCCAGACACGGCGCGCGCACTGCTGATAGGCTTTCCGACCAGCGAGGAGGGCGGCCAATGCGTCGCCGACATTATCGGCGCCGGCATCATACCGGGCGGCATGGAGATGATGGATCGCCCGGCCATCCACGCGGCGGAGGATTTCGTCCATGCCGGCTATCCGCTCGATGTCGAGGCGCTCTTGATCGTCGAGCTCGACGGCCCGAGCGTCGAGGTCGACCACCTGATCGGCCTCGTCGAGGCGATCGCCTATCGCAACGGCTCCACCACTTGCCGCATCTCTCAGTCCGAGCAGGAGCGGCTGAGTTTCTGGGCCGGCCGAAAGGCGGCTTTCCCGGCCGTCGGGCGCATCTCGCCCGATTATTACTGCATGGACGGCACCATCCCGCGCAAGGAACTGCCCCGTGTGCTCGCCGGCATGCGTGATCTCTCGGAGAAATACGGCCTCGGCGTCGCCAATGTCTTCCACGCCGGCGATGGCAATCTGCACCCGCTTATCCTCTACGACGCCAATGTGCCGGGCGAGCTCGACAAGGCCGAAAGCTTCGGCGCCGACATATTGCGGCTTTGCGTCGAGGTCGGCGGCGTCCTGACCGGCGAGCACGGCGTCGGCGTGGAGAAGCGCGACTTGATGCCGGAGATGTTCAACCAGATCGACCTCGACCAGCAGATGCGCGTCAAATGCGCCTTCGACCCTAACCACCTGCTCAACCCGGGAAAAGTGTTTCCGCAACTGCGCCGGTGCGCGGAGCTTGGGAGGATGCACGTGCATCGCGGGCAGATGGCGTTTCCGGATATTCCGAGGTTTTGA
- a CDS encoding FAD-binding protein → MTTFTPSSSAEVLSTIQWVVAEETPLEIVGHGSKRGIGRPLQTEHTLDLSKLTGVTLYEPAELVLSAKAGTPLADLEKLLAENGQQFAFEPMDYGPLLGGEPGKGTISGVLASNLSGPRRLKAGAARDHILGVAAVSGRGEAFKSGGRVVKNVTGYDLSKLMANSWGTLAVLTDVTFKVLPAAETEVTLAIRGLLDDAAVTAMALALGSSAEVSSAAHLPERIAAKVAGGRHGSDAATLLRVEGFGPSVVYRIEALKRLLGKAGPLEEIAGEASEAIWRDIRDCVPFADGGARPVWRVSMAPSQAHHMVMALRMQAAVDAFYDWQGGLVWLSMREDDPEADLLRGLIRKYGGGHATLVRASAPQRAVLPVFEPQPPHLAALSARLKAEFDPKQILNPGRMG, encoded by the coding sequence ATGACCACCTTCACCCCATCCTCTTCCGCCGAAGTCCTCTCCACCATCCAATGGGTGGTGGCCGAGGAAACGCCGCTCGAAATCGTCGGCCACGGCTCCAAACGCGGCATCGGCCGTCCGCTGCAGACCGAGCATACGCTCGACCTGTCGAAGCTCACCGGCGTTACCCTATACGAGCCGGCCGAACTGGTCCTGTCGGCTAAAGCTGGCACCCCTCTCGCGGACCTGGAAAAGCTGCTCGCCGAAAACGGCCAGCAATTCGCCTTCGAACCCATGGATTACGGCCCTCTGCTCGGCGGCGAACCAGGCAAGGGCACCATCAGTGGCGTGCTGGCTTCGAACCTCTCCGGCCCGCGTCGTCTCAAGGCGGGGGCCGCGCGCGACCATATCCTCGGCGTCGCCGCCGTCTCTGGCCGTGGCGAGGCCTTCAAGTCGGGCGGCCGCGTGGTCAAGAACGTGACCGGCTATGATCTTTCCAAGCTGATGGCGAACAGTTGGGGCACGCTGGCCGTGCTCACCGACGTCACCTTCAAGGTGCTGCCGGCGGCCGAAACCGAGGTGACGCTCGCCATCCGCGGCCTGCTCGACGATGCGGCGGTCACCGCCATGGCGCTGGCGCTGGGCTCCAGCGCCGAGGTATCGAGCGCCGCGCATCTGCCGGAGCGCATCGCCGCGAAGGTCGCCGGCGGCAGGCATGGCAGCGATGCAGCCACGCTGCTGCGCGTCGAGGGATTTGGTCCTTCGGTCGTCTATCGCATCGAAGCGCTTAAGCGACTGCTCGGCAAGGCCGGACCGTTGGAAGAGATCGCCGGCGAGGCGTCGGAAGCGATCTGGCGCGACATCCGAGACTGCGTTCCCTTCGCCGATGGCGGCGCGCGGCCGGTCTGGCGCGTCTCGATGGCGCCGTCGCAGGCGCATCATATGGTGATGGCGCTGCGCATGCAGGCGGCCGTTGACGCCTTCTATGACTGGCAGGGAGGTCTGGTGTGGCTCTCGATGCGCGAGGACGATCCGGAGGCTGATTTGCTGCGCGGCTTGATCCGCAAATATGGCGGCGGGCACGCGACGCTGGTGCGCGCCTCCGCCCCGCAGCGCGCGGTGTTGCCGGTGTTCGAACCGCAACCGCCGCATTTGGCGGCGCTCTCGGCCCGGCTCAAGGCGGAGTTCGATCCCAAGCAGATTCTCAATCCCGGCCGCATGGGTTAG